Proteins from one Candidatus Methylomirabilis tolerans genomic window:
- a CDS encoding O-antigen ligase family protein yields MKAQTSHPLPPLTFTTPPQVDSPALSPWRVVKLRYALMADRLVEIGLSTLVVLTPLAFGTVEPWSIAIAEAGIYAIALVWGLAMVSAGEIRIERTVLSLCWLLVLLVGIVQVIPLPLQIIHMISPKAAALYQQIEFDSHLAASWHTLSLVPYATRQALVRLLALALLFWVAMNSLQTRAQIDRIVRVMMTTGFGLALFGIIQHFAGNGKLYWIRELTQGGSLFGPYVNRNHFAGYMEMVIPLTIGYIVANRRPMSDGRVPAPKGGVDWRSRLLHWGTPQASRSLLAFFGGIIMSVALLLTGSRAGLFSFFCSMLFMAFLLSARRLRSKRLWGMLVSFVVLGLTYALWLNPNRVLQTFAILWRGTDDPSFHGRILVWQDTLRLGHDFQWSGTGLDTYIWAFPLYKQPLIGQDVYDYAHNDYLQAFAEGGLPLMAIFALALLWGGTQLLNRWSQHEGSHARGIGLG; encoded by the coding sequence GAAAGCCCAGACCTCGCACCCCCTCCCTCCCCTCACGTTCACCACACCACCCCAAGTAGATAGCCCCGCCCTTTCGCCCTGGAGGGTTGTCAAACTCCGATATGCCCTTATGGCCGACCGCCTCGTCGAGATTGGATTGTCTACCCTGGTCGTCCTGACGCCCCTGGCCTTCGGAACCGTCGAGCCCTGGTCGATCGCCATCGCCGAGGCAGGGATCTACGCGATCGCCCTCGTATGGGGACTCGCTATGGTGAGCGCCGGTGAAATTCGCATCGAGCGAACAGTCTTGAGCCTCTGCTGGCTTCTGGTCCTGCTCGTTGGGATCGTGCAAGTGATTCCGCTTCCACTTCAGATAATCCACATGATCTCACCAAAGGCCGCTGCCCTCTATCAGCAAATAGAGTTTGACAGCCATCTTGCGGCCTCATGGCACACGCTCTCGCTTGTGCCGTACGCGACCCGACAGGCGCTTGTGCGGCTGCTGGCCCTGGCGCTCCTCTTCTGGGTCGCTATGAACTCTTTGCAAACCCGCGCACAGATTGATCGAATCGTTCGCGTCATGATGACTACGGGATTTGGGCTTGCCCTCTTTGGAATCATTCAGCATTTTGCCGGGAATGGGAAGCTGTACTGGATCCGGGAACTCACCCAGGGCGGCAGCCTCTTTGGGCCGTACGTGAACCGGAATCACTTTGCCGGCTACATGGAGATGGTCATCCCGCTGACGATCGGCTATATCGTGGCGAATAGACGACCGATGTCGGATGGTCGGGTACCCGCACCGAAGGGGGGGGTGGACTGGCGAAGCCGATTACTTCATTGGGGCACCCCGCAGGCAAGTCGGTCACTACTGGCCTTTTTTGGGGGGATCATCATGTCTGTGGCCCTGCTGCTGACGGGATCACGGGCAGGTCTGTTCAGCTTCTTCTGTTCTATGCTCTTCATGGCCTTCCTGCTCTCCGCCAGACGGTTGCGCAGCAAGCGGCTATGGGGAATGTTGGTCTCGTTTGTGGTGCTGGGTCTGACGTACGCCCTCTGGCTGAACCCGAACAGGGTCCTGCAAACCTTTGCGATTCTGTGGCGTGGGACCGACGATCCCTCCTTCCACGGTCGTATCCTCGTCTGGCAGGACACGTTGCGCCTGGGCCATGACTTCCAATGGAGCGGTACCGGCCTTGACACCTACATCTGGGCCTTTCCGCTCTACAAGCAGCCCCTCATCGGGCAGGACGTGTACGACTATGCCCACAACGACTACCTGCAGGCCTTCGCCG